Genomic window (Aquipuribacter nitratireducens):
GTGTCCGGCTCGCCCTCGCGGCAACGAGGTAGAAGGTAGGACGGCGTCGAGCCGACGTGCAAATCGGCTGGTCAGGCCTGCGCGGCCTGTCGACGGCGGGCCGCGGACATCGCACGGTCGGCCTCACGTCGGTCCTGCCGCTCGCGCAGGGCGTGCCGCTTGTCGTACGCCTTCTTGCCGCGCGCCACGGCGATCTCGACCTTGGCCCGACCGTCCTTGAAGTACAGCTGCAGGGGCACCACCGTCAGGCCGGTGCCGCTCAGGGCCCCGGCGAGCTTCTCGATCTCGCGCTTGTGGAGGAGCAGCTTCCGGCGGCGCCGCGCGGCGTGGTTCGTCCACGTGCCCTGGGTGTACTCGGGGATGTGCACACCCTCGAGCCACACCTCGCCCTTCTCCACCGACGCGTACCCGTCGACGAGGGACGCCCGGCCGGCGCGCAGGGACTTGACCTCGGTCCCCCACAGCACGAGCCCCGCCTCGAACGTGTCCTCGATGTGGTAGTCGTGCCGGGCCTTGCGGTTGGTGGCCACGACCGTGCGTCCCTGCTCCCTGGCCATCCCGCCAGTGTGCCCCAGTCGCGGACCGCGAGGCGGTCCCCGGCCGGGCGGACGGGGCTCAGAGCCAGTTGCGCGGGTCCACCGCGACCCCGGCCTCGCGGGTCTCGAAGTGCAGGTGGCAGCCGGTGGACGAGCCGGTGGTGCCGATGTACCCGATGACCTCGCCCCGGGACACCGACCCGCCGCTGCGCGCGATCCGGCTCAGGTGCGCGTAGGCCGTCGCGAGTGACGTGCCGTCGACGCGGCCGTGGCTGATGACCACGAGGTTGCCGTAGCCGCCGCCCCAGCCCGCGGAGACCACGCGCCCGCTCGCCGCGGCCCTCACCGGGGTGCCGCAGGCCGCGGCGTAGTCCCGGCCCGTGTGCAGCTTCCGGTACCCGAGGATCGGGTGGATGCGGTACCCGAAGTTCGAGGAGATACGGGCCCCCGAGACCGGGGCGGACAGGTACCCGTCCGCCTGCGGACCGGGGTCGGGCGCCGGAGCGGGCGCGGGTCCGGGGTCGGCGGGCGGGGGACGGTTGTCCCTGGCCGCCTCCTCCCGCTGCCGCCGCAGCTCCTCCTGACGGCGGCGCTCGGCCTCCTCGGCAGCGCGTCGACGCTCCTCCTCCAGGCGCCGCTGGCGCTCCTCCTCGGCCTTCCGCTCCGCCTCGGCGATCGCGGCGAGCTGGACCTCCAGCTGCTGGTTCTCCGCCTCCAGCTCCGCGATCTCGGCCTCCTCCGCGGCCTTCGCCTGCTCGTAGGCGCGGACGGCGGCGTCCTCCTCGGCGACGAGCCGCTCGAGGGCGGCCTGCGCCTCGCGGGCCTGCTCCTCCGCGGCGGCCGTGACGACCACCTGCTGCGCCGCCTGGGCCTTGAGGTCCTCCACGCGGACGCGCTCGGCCTCGAGCCGCGCCTCCGCGTTACGGATCTCCACCTGCTGGGTGCGCAGCTGCGACAGCGCCTGCTCCTGGCTGCGTCGAGCGACCTGGGCGAACGTCACCATGTCCGCGTAGTCCTTGGCGCTGCCCGCCTCGACGAGGATCTGCAGGGGGTTGAACGTCGCGCCCTGGTACACCTCGCGCGCGACCCCGCCCACCACCTGCTGCGTCCGGTCGGCCTCGGCGGTCCTCGCCCCGAGCTCGAGTCCCGCGGCCTCCACCGCCGCCTCGGCGAGCACGAGCTCCTGCGCGAGCTCCGCGTCCCGCTGCCTGGCGGCGGCCGCCTCCGCCTCGGCCGTCGCGACCGCCTGTCGTGCGGCCGGGACCTGCGCCTGCAGGCCGGCGAGCCGCTCGGAGGCGGCCACGAGCTGACCGTTGACGTGGGCCAGCTCACCCTCGCTCACGGCCAGACCGCGCTCGACCTCGTCCTGCCGCTGCTCGACCTCTTCCCGGTCCGGGTGGACGACGGGACCGGCCGCTGCCGGCAGCTGCTGCGGCACGACCGCGACCGCCGCCAGCAGCACGACGCCGAGGGCGCCGACGAGGGACCGGGGCACGCATGACCTCCTGGAGGGGGCTGTCCGGTCGACCGGACGGCGACGGACGTTCCGCCGTTCTACACCCTGAGGTATCGCTCGAGGGTTATGAGCGACGACACGCCCGCGAACAGGACACCCGTCAGCAGCAGCCACGGGACGATCAGCATGGCGTCGGCCGTCCCGACCAGTCCCCCGAGCTGGATCCGTTCACCCACGTAGCCCTCGACGAAGAACCGTGCGAAGGCCACGAGCAGGCCGCTCGACAGCAAGGCACCCACGGTCGCCGCGATGATGCCCTCCAGCATGAACGGCAGCTGGATGAACGCCTTGCTCGCCCCGACCAGGCGCATGATGCCGATCTCGCGCCGCCGGTTGAACGCCGCCAACCGGATCGTGGTCGCGACGAGGAGCAGCGCCGCGATCAGCATCGCCCCGGCGAGCACCCAGGCGGCGAAGGTCGCGCCGTTGAGGAAGCGGAAGATCTGCTCGAACAGGTCCGACTGGTCGTCGACGGACTCGACGCCGGCGCGCCCCTCGAAGAAGGCGGCGACGGTGCCGGACTGCTCCGGGTCCGACAACCGCACCCGGAACGACTCGGGCAGCTGCTCGGCCGTCACGTTCTCCGTGATGGGCGAGCCCTCGAACTGCTCGAGGAAGCGCTCGTAGGCCTCCTGCTTCGACTCGTACTCCACGGAGTCGATGTACTGGCCGATGAGCGGGTCACGCAGCTCCGCGGCGATCTCGTCGCGCTGCTGCTGCGTCACCTCGCCGTCGGCGCACGACGGCACCGTGCTCTCGGCGCCGCACAGGAAGATCGAGACCTGCACCTCGTCGTAGACGACGGTGCGGAGCTGGTCGACCTGGCGCTGGAACAGCAGGCCGCTGCCGAGGAAGAAGAGCGAGACCGCGGTGACGATGACGACGGAGATCGTGATCGAGAGGTTGCGCCACAGCCCGACGCCGATCTCGGTGAGGACGAACCGCGCCCTCATGAGGCCCCCCCGTAGACGCCGCGCGCCTCGTCACGGACGATCACGCCCTCCTCGAGCTGGATGACGCGCTTGCGCATCTGGTCGACCATCTCGTCGTCGTGCGTCGCCATGACCACCGTCGTGCCGGTCTTGTTGATCCGGTCGAGCAGCTTCATGATCCCGACACTCGTCGTCGGGTCGAGGTTGCCCGTCGGCTCGTCCGCCAGCAGGATCGCGGGCCGGTTGACGAAGGCGCGGGCGATCGCGACGCGCTGCTGCTCGCCGCCGGACAGCTCGTCGGGACGACGGTCCCCCTTGCCGTCCAGCCCGACCAGCTGGAGGACCTCCGGGACGGTGCGGTCGGTGACGTGCTTGGGCTTGCCGATCACCTGCAGCGCGAAGGCGACGTTCTCCGCCGCGGACTTGTTGGGCAGCAGCCGGAAGTCCTGGAACACGACCCCCATCTGGCGCCGGAAGCGCGGGACCTTCCACGACGCCAGCTTCGCGAGGTCGCGGCCGGCCACGTGGACGGTGCCGGAGTTGGCCCGCTCCTCCTTGAGGCACAGGCGCAGGAAGCTCGACTTCCCGGAGCCGGACGCGCCGACGAGGAAGACGAACTCGCCCCGGTCGATGTTGACCGAGACGTCGTCGAGCGCTGCTCGCTGCTTGGCCTTGTAGACCTTGGTGACGTTGTCGAACCGGATCACGGCACACCCAGGAGTCGGGGACAGGGACGAGGAGCGGTGCTGGGTCGGGCACCGGACCGACTGACGATGGTAAGCCCGTCGCAGGAGAGCCCGGGGCGGCGCGCGGGGCGCACCTTCACACGACGAACGGAGGCCGCCTCCCGTTCCCGGGTGGCGGCCTCCGTCCGCAGCGCTGGCGCTACGGGCGCATCAGGCGCGACGCCGCCCCCGCGGGGCGCCGGCGACCGCGACCATGGAGCCGCCGGCGGCCAGGAGCAGCGCCGCCACCCCGGCGACGGTCCACAGCTCGGCGCCGGTCCGGGCGAGCACCCGGCCGGTCGGCGTGGTCGAGGTGCCCGACGGCGTCGTGACCGTGACGGTGGTCCCGGGCTGCGTGGTGGTGGTCGTCGCCGCCGGGGTCGAGGGCGACGGCTCCTGGGTGGCCGCCGGGGTGCTGGTGGTCGCGCTGGGCTCCGGCGACCCGCTCGGCGTCTCCGTCGGCGTCTCCGTCGGCGTCTCCGTCGGCGTCTCCGTGGGCGTCCCGGACGGGGTCGGCTCGACCGTGCCCGACGGGGTCTCGGTCGGGATCTCGGTCGGGGTCTCGGTCGGGGTCTCGGTCGGGGTGTCCGTCGGGGTGCCGGTTGGGGTCTCCGTCGGGGTCTCCGTCGGGGTGCCGGTCGGCGTCTCCGTGGGCGTCCCGGACGGGGTCGGCTCGACCGTGCCCGAGGGGGTCTCGGTCGGGGTGCCGGTCGGGGTCTCCGTCGGCGCCCCGGTCGGCGTCTCCGTCGGCGTCCCGGTCGGCGTCTCCGTCGGCGTCTCCGTCGGCGTCTCCGTCGGCGTCTCCGTCGGCGTCCCGGTCGGCGTCTCCGTCGGCGTCTCCGTCGGCGTCGGGGTCGGGGTCGGGGTGGGCTCGACCGTGCCGGACGGGGTCTCGCTCGGCGTGGGCACCGGGACCCAGGAGAAGGAGTAGTTGGAGACGGCCTTGCCGCTGGTGGAGCTGATGGTGAGGCTCTTCACCGGCGGGTCGACGTCCGTGTACTCCGGTCCCAGACCCTGCTTCGCGGAACCGGCCTTCACGCAGTACGAGTCGATGAGGAAGCCGTCGGGCGCCGTGATGGTCACGGTCTGCGGGTCGCCCGTCGTGTCCTTCTTCCCGGAGTCGAGGCCTGCGCACACCTGCCCCGGGTCGGGGTTGGCGAGCGCGCCCGGCGCCGCGACCGTGAGCCCGAGCGCCGCGAACAGAACGGCACCGGCCGTGACCGACGCGACCCGGCGTGTCCGCCGTCCGATGCTGACCGTGTACTCCATGTGAGCAGACCCATCCATCCGTCGTGAGAGGACGACGCCTGCGCACGGGAGCTGGTCACTGTGTGTGGCGTCGAGGACGACGGTACCCAGCCCGGAGCAGCACTACACACGCAGGGTGGCGGAGGAGCGGGTGATTGCTCCGTCCGTGTCACCGAGCGGGTGACACCGGCACGCCGTGCCCACGTGGAGTCACGGAACGTGGCGGACGGGGGAGCGGCGGCCGGCGGTGCCGCCGCACGGGATCAGACGGTCGCGTCCTGGCGACGGCGCCAGCGGATGCCCGCGTCGAGGAAGCCGTCGAGGTCCCCGTCGAGGACGGCGTCGGGGTTGTTGACCTCGAACTCGGTCCGGAGGTCCTTCACCATCTGGTACGGGTGGAGCACGTACGAGCGCATCTGGTTGCCCCAGCTCGCGCCCGTGTCCGACTTCAGCGCGTCGAGCTCGGCCTGGCGCTCACGGCGTGCGCGCTCGAGCAGCTTCGCCTGGAGGACCCGCATCGCGGCCTCCTTGTTCTGCAGCTGCGACTTCTCGTTCTGGCACGTGACGACGATCCCGGTCGGCACGTGCGTGAGGCGCACGGCGGAGTCGGTCGTGTTGACGCTCTGGCCGCCCGGCCCCGAGGAGCGGTACACGTCCACCCGCAGGTCCTTCTCCGGCACCTCGATGTGGTCGGCCTCCTGCACCACGGGGAGGACCTCGACCTCGGCGAAGCTCGTCTGGCGGCGCCCCTGGTTGTCGAAGGGGCTGATGCGCACCAGCCGGTGGGCCCCCTGCTCGACGCTGAGCGTCCCGTACGCGTAGGGCGCGGCGACCTTGAACGTCGCGGACTTCAGCCCCGCCTCCTCAGCGTAGGAGGTGTCGTAGACCTCCGTCCCGAAGCCGTGCTTCTCGGCCCACCGCAGGTACATGCGCATGAGCATCTCGGCGAAGTCCGCGGCGTCGACGCCGCCGGCGCCCGCGCGGATCGTCACGACGGCGTCGCGCGGGTCGTACTCCCCGGACAGCATGGTGCGGACCTCGAGCTGGCCGAGCAGCGACTGCAGCGCCGCCAGCTCCTTCTCGGCCTCCGCGAGGGTGTCGGCGTCGTCCTCGGCCTGGGCGAGCTCGACGAGGACCTCGAGGTCGTCGACGCGGGCGCCGGCCCGCTCGAGTCGCTCGAGCTCCGCCTGCGAGGCCGAGAGCCGGCTCGTCACCTCGGCCGCCTTGCCGGGGTCGTCCCAGAGGTCCGGCGCGGCCGCCTGCTCGTTGAGCTCCTCGATGGTGGCCCGCAGCGCGGCGACGTCGACCACGGCGAGCACGCCCTCGAGCGTGTTCCTCAAGTCGGCGATCTCGGCCGGGAAGTCCGTTGCTGCCACGCCTGGCGAGGGTACGCGCCCGCCGGTGGTGGGACCGCACCCCGGCCCGCGGCCCCGCCCGGGTCACTCCCGGAGGTCGGCGCGCAGCACCCGGCACCCGGTGGCGCCGTCGCCCTGACCGACGTCGAGCCGCTGGAGGAGACGCTGCGTGCGAGCGGCGGCGAGCACCCACGACTCCTCCGGGTCTGCGACGGCGACCTCGTCCCCGGGACGCACGACCTCGACGGCGACGGCGGCCGTGACGTCGCGGTCGGTGGTGTTGCGGAGGACGACCGCGGCCGCGAGCCCCGCCTCGCCGACCGGCACCAGCCGGCACGCTCCGACGACCTCGACCCCGTCGGCGCCGTGCCCGGCGGCGCCGGGACCGACGCCCCGACCGGCGGTCAGCCCCCAGACCAGCAGGACGACGGCGGCCCCGAGGAGTACGAGGGCCGTCCCCCGCGGCAGCGCGGTGCGCCGGTCGTCCACGTCGGTGACAGGACGAGGGTCAGAAGGCGCTCGTCGGGAGGTCCCGGTCCCCGTCGAGCACGGCACGCACGACCCGGGCGGCGACGTCGTCCGGGTCCTTGCCGGCCGGCAGCCTGGGCGCCTCGCCCGCGACGGGGTGCTCCGCGAGGCCGGTCTCCGTGTGGGGCGGGCGCACGTCGAGGACGCGCACGCGGTCCCGGCGCAGCTCGTCGCCCGCCGCCGCGGCGAGCGCCCACGACGCCGCCTTGCTCGCGGAGTACGCCGCCATGCCCTTCTGCGGGTGCTCGGCGACGACCCCGGAGAAGGTCACGAGGAAGGCGTCGCCGTGCGCGCCCGCCGACTCCCGCAGCGCGGGTGCCGCCGCCCGCAGGAGGCGGAGGGGGGCCAGCGCGTTGAGGAGGAACAGCTCGTCGACGGTGTCGTCGTCGACGTCGGTCACCGGTCCGAAGGCGACGACGCCGGCCGCGTGGACCACCCCGGCGAGCGAGCCGTGCGCCTCCAGGGCCGCCCGTACGGCCTCGGCCGGCCCTTCCGGTGTCGTGAGGTCGACGGCGCGCCTCGCCCCCTCCACCCCGGTCAGGTCGTCGAGGCGTCGCTGGTCGCGCGCGACCAGCGTGAGCGGGGCACCCGCCTCCCCGAGCAGACGGGCCACACGGCCGCCGAGCCCTCCCGTGGCGCCGGTGACGAGGACGGGGCGGCCCTCGAGCGGACGGTCCGAGGACGCCGGGTGCTCGTTCACCCCTGCACGCTCACACGGTGGCGGGAGCCCCGCACGCCGAGCGTGCCGTCCGCCGGCGTGACACGGTGAGGGCGTGGTGACGACGGGGGCCACGCCCATCCCGACGGCGGACCGGCTGCACGTGCTCGACTGGCGTCGGAGGGTCCGCGACCTCTACGAGGTCGTGCGCGGGCAACCCGACCCGACCGTGGCCCACGCGGCGTGGTGCCGGGGACGTGACGAGCTCTTCGCCACGCACCCCGCCTCGCCGCTGACCCCGGCGGAGCGGACGTCCTTCCGCGGCCTCCCGGTGCCGCCGTACGACCCGGGGTTCCGTTTCGTCGTCACCCCGGAACCCGCCGAACCGGAGCGCCTGGAGGTCGTGACGGGGACGGACGGTGTCGTGGTGTTCGAGCGCATCGGCACGGTCGCGCTCGGCGACCTCGGGCGGCTCGACCTCTGGTGGCTCGCCCAGTACGGCGGCGGGCTCTTCCTGCCGGTCCGGGACGCCCTGGCCGGCCGGGACGGCGGCACGTTCGGGGGCGGGCGCTACGTGCTCGACACGGTCAAGGGTGCCGACCTGGGGACCGGCGGCGAGGACGAGCTCCTCGTCGACCTCAACTTCGCGTACAACCCCTCGTGCGCCTACGACCCGGCGTGGGCGTGCCCGCTGGCACCGCCCGGGAACCGCCTGGAGGCCGAGGTGCCCGTCGGGGAGCTCGTGCCCGCGCCGGGCCCTTGAGCCGCCGCGACCTCCCCGTCCGGCGCCGTCCGCCCCGTAGGGGTGGGAGCGTGTCGCGTCGCGGACCACTAGCGTCGCGGTACCACCCCCGGGCAGGAGGCCTGCAACGATGACCCACGTCCCATCCGCGCCCCAGCAGCGCGACGGGCGAGCACCCCACGCCGCCACGCCCGCGGCCGCGACGGCCCCTGACGTCGTGGAGCTCGACCTGCCCGCCGACGCCGCGTACCTCGGCGTCGTCCGCACCGCGTGCGCGGGGCTCGGCGCCCGCCTCGACCTCACCCTCGACGAGATCGAGGACCTCCGCATCGCCGTCGACGAGGCGTGCACGCTCGTGCTGCGCCCCGGGGGACGGGACGACCTTGCCGACACGACCGACGCCGCACCGGGACCCGCCACGGGTGTGCGGGTGACGTCCCGCCTGCGGGCCTCCTTCAGCGTGCGCGACGACACGCTCGCCGTCCGCGTCGTCGGGCCCAACCCCCACCTGCCCGACGAGACGAGCTACGCGTGGGCCGTGCTCGAGGCGCTGGCCGGCGACGTCGCGAGCGGCACGGGGGTCGGCGAGTCGTGGATCTCGCTCTCGCACACCCGCCTGCGCGGTGCCTGACGTGGGGGGCACCGCCGGGGGGCAGCCGCACGCGCGCGTGGAGGTGGGGACCGACGAGACCGGCCGCCCCGACACCGACCCCCTGCTCGCCGAGCTCGCCGGGCTCCCCGAGACCTCGCCGCGGCGCAGCGAGCTGCGCGACGCGGTCGTGACCGCCCACCTCCCCCTCGTCCACCACATCGCCCGACGCTTCGGCGGCCGCGGCGAGCCCCACGACGACCTCGTCCAGGTCGGCACCATCGGGCTCATCAAGGCGGTCGACCGCTACGAGCCGGGCCGCGGGGTCCCCTTCGCCGGCTACGCCGTCCCCACCATCACCGGCGAGATCCGACGGCACTTCCGCGACCGCGCCGGCACGGTGCGCCTGCCGCGGCGGTTGCAGGAGGTCCAGGTGAGCGTCACCCAGGCGCGCGAGACCCTCACCCACCAGCTCGGTCGTACCCCGACGGTGGAGGAGGTGGCCCAGCACGCCGGCCTCGACGCGGACACCGTCCTGGAGGTCCTCGAGAGCGCCTACACGCTGTCGACGGTGCCGCTCGACGTCGAGTCGGGCGTGGGCGACACGCTCGGCGAGGACGACGTCGCCCTCGACGAGGTCCTCACGAGGGAGACGCTGCGCCCCGTCCTCGCCCGCCTCGCCCCGCGCGAGCGGCGCATCATCGCCCTGCGCTTCGTGCGGGGCATGTCGCAGTCGCAGATCGCCGAGGAGGTCGGCATCAGCCAGATGCACGTGTCGCGGCTGCTGACCAAGACGCTGGCCCGGCTCCGGGCCGAGATGACGCGCCCGGGGGCCGAGACCGACTGACGGCCCGGCGGCTCAGGGGGCGGGGCGTTCCCTCGGCGCCCCGCCGGCCGGGCCGACGCGCGCCGCGGCGGCCGCGCCCACCAGGCCGGTGACCGCCGCGAGGAGAGCCGCACCGGTGAGCAGCGCGACGCGGGGCGCGTCGCCCGGCGACAGCAGGGCCGGGGACCCGACGCTCAGCGCGACGAGGGCCACCAGCAGCTGGACCGTCACGAAGATCCCCCGCTGCCACGTCCGCCCGCGCCACCACGCGGCGGAAACGCGCAGCAGCAGGTAGGCGACGCCGCCGGCCGCGGCGGCCACCGCGGCTCCCAGCGCCCAGCCCCCGGAGCCCAGGCCCGAGAGCAGCGCGAGGACGGCGGCGACGAGGGCGGCGGTCGCCTCGACGCCGGCGACGACGGCGCAGGTGAGGGCGCCCCACGGAGGAAGGACTCGGGCGCCCGGCACGTTGGACACGGTAGTCACGGCGCCGGGACGTGGGCGGCGCGGCCGGGGAAGGTGTGACCGGCGGGGGGACCGGGTACCACATGCCGAGTGGCCCGAGTGAGCCGGGGCCCCTAACGTCGGACCTCGTCCGCCCCATGACGGCGAGGCGACGACGACATGACGGACGTGCGACCCGCGCGTTACGCGTATGTGACGTAGTTGGCACAACAAATTCGCGGCGAGGTCTTGTGACAGCGTGCACAAGCGTGGTCCCATGGGATCAGGCAGGCGCGGGACACCCGCGCCCAGGACCAGCAGGACCTCGGCGCCCGGAGGCGCGAGCACCACAGCAGCCCCGGAGCGGTCGCACCTCGCGACCCTCGGACCGAGCACAGACGTGGAACCCCGCGCACACCGGTGCGCGTTGACGCGAAGTGGAGAGAACGATGGACTGGCGTGACCGTGCAGCGTGCCTGGAAGAGGACCCCGAGCTCTTCTTCCCGATCGGCAACACGGGTCCCGCGATCCTGCAGATCGAGGAGGCCAAGGCCGTGTGCCGGCGCTGCGACGTCGTCGACACGTGCCTGAAGTGGGCCATCGAGACCGGCCAGGACTCCGGTGTCTGGGGCGGCATGTCCGAGGACGAGCGCCGCGCCCTCAAGCGGCGCGCCGCCCGCGCCCGCCGCGCCGGCTGAGCCGGCCACCCGCCCGCACAGGAGGCGCCCACCCGCAGGGGTGGGCGCCTCCTCGCACGTCCGGGGGGCGTCTCACCGCAGCCGCAGGTCGAGGGTGACCCTCGTCCCCCCGCCCGGGCGCGCCTCCCGCACGAACGTGCCGTGCAGCTCGGTCCGGACGAGGTTCTCGACGATCCGCGTGCCGAGCCCGGGCCGGGCGTCGGCGGCGACGCCCGACCCGTCGTCGTCGACGTGGACGACGAGCGCGTCCCCGTCGCGCTCCGCCGTGACGACGACCGTGCCCGTGCGCGGGTCCTCCGACCCGTTGACGGGGAACGCGTGCTCGGCCGCGTTGCTCACGAGCTCGTTGAGCACGAGGAC
Coding sequences:
- the ftsE gene encoding cell division ATP-binding protein FtsE, which produces MIRFDNVTKVYKAKQRAALDDVSVNIDRGEFVFLVGASGSGKSSFLRLCLKEERANSGTVHVAGRDLAKLASWKVPRFRRQMGVVFQDFRLLPNKSAAENVAFALQVIGKPKHVTDRTVPEVLQLVGLDGKGDRRPDELSGGEQQRVAIARAFVNRPAILLADEPTGNLDPTTSVGIMKLLDRINKTGTTVVMATHDDEMVDQMRKRVIQLEEGVIVRDEARGVYGGAS
- the prfB gene encoding peptide chain release factor 2 — translated: MADLRNTLEGVLAVVDVAALRATIEELNEQAAAPDLWDDPGKAAEVTSRLSASQAELERLERAGARVDDLEVLVELAQAEDDADTLAEAEKELAALQSLLGQLEVRTMLSGEYDPRDAVVTIRAGAGGVDAADFAEMLMRMYLRWAEKHGFGTEVYDTSYAEEAGLKSATFKVAAPYAYGTLSVEQGAHRLVRISPFDNQGRRQTSFAEVEVLPVVQEADHIEVPEKDLRVDVYRSSGPGGQSVNTTDSAVRLTHVPTGIVVTCQNEKSQLQNKEAAMRVLQAKLLERARRERQAELDALKSDTGASWGNQMRSYVLHPYQMVKDLRTEFEVNNPDAVLDGDLDGFLDAGIRWRRRQDATV
- a CDS encoding WhiB family transcriptional regulator, producing MDWRDRAACLEEDPELFFPIGNTGPAILQIEEAKAVCRRCDVVDTCLKWAIETGQDSGVWGGMSEDERRALKRRAARARRAG
- a CDS encoding SDR family NAD(P)-dependent oxidoreductase translates to MNEHPASSDRPLEGRPVLVTGATGGLGGRVARLLGEAGAPLTLVARDQRRLDDLTGVEGARRAVDLTTPEGPAEAVRAALEAHGSLAGVVHAAGVVAFGPVTDVDDDTVDELFLLNALAPLRLLRAAAPALRESAGAHGDAFLVTFSGVVAEHPQKGMAAYSASKAASWALAAAAGDELRRDRVRVLDVRPPHTETGLAEHPVAGEAPRLPAGKDPDDVAARVVRAVLDGDRDLPTSAF
- a CDS encoding DUF1684 domain-containing protein, which translates into the protein MVTTGATPIPTADRLHVLDWRRRVRDLYEVVRGQPDPTVAHAAWCRGRDELFATHPASPLTPAERTSFRGLPVPPYDPGFRFVVTPEPAEPERLEVVTGTDGVVVFERIGTVALGDLGRLDLWWLAQYGGGLFLPVRDALAGRDGGTFGGGRYVLDTVKGADLGTGGEDELLVDLNFAYNPSCAYDPAWACPLAPPGNRLEAEVPVGELVPAPGP
- a CDS encoding SigB/SigF/SigG family RNA polymerase sigma factor, producing the protein MPDVGGTAGGQPHARVEVGTDETGRPDTDPLLAELAGLPETSPRRSELRDAVVTAHLPLVHHIARRFGGRGEPHDDLVQVGTIGLIKAVDRYEPGRGVPFAGYAVPTITGEIRRHFRDRAGTVRLPRRLQEVQVSVTQARETLTHQLGRTPTVEEVAQHAGLDADTVLEVLESAYTLSTVPLDVESGVGDTLGEDDVALDEVLTRETLRPVLARLAPRERRIIALRFVRGMSQSQIAEEVGISQMHVSRLLTKTLARLRAEMTRPGAETD
- a CDS encoding peptidoglycan DD-metalloendopeptidase family protein, producing the protein MPRSLVGALGVVLLAAVAVVPQQLPAAAGPVVHPDREEVEQRQDEVERGLAVSEGELAHVNGQLVAASERLAGLQAQVPAARQAVATAEAEAAAARQRDAELAQELVLAEAAVEAAGLELGARTAEADRTQQVVGGVAREVYQGATFNPLQILVEAGSAKDYADMVTFAQVARRSQEQALSQLRTQQVEIRNAEARLEAERVRVEDLKAQAAQQVVVTAAAEEQAREAQAALERLVAEEDAAVRAYEQAKAAEEAEIAELEAENQQLEVQLAAIAEAERKAEEERQRRLEEERRRAAEEAERRRQEELRRQREEAARDNRPPPADPGPAPAPAPDPGPQADGYLSAPVSGARISSNFGYRIHPILGYRKLHTGRDYAAACGTPVRAAASGRVVSAGWGGGYGNLVVISHGRVDGTSLATAYAHLSRIARSGGSVSRGEVIGYIGTTGSSTGCHLHFETREAGVAVDPRNWL
- the smpB gene encoding SsrA-binding protein SmpB produces the protein MAREQGRTVVATNRKARHDYHIEDTFEAGLVLWGTEVKSLRAGRASLVDGYASVEKGEVWLEGVHIPEYTQGTWTNHAARRRRKLLLHKREIEKLAGALSGTGLTVVPLQLYFKDGRAKVEIAVARGKKAYDKRHALRERQDRREADRAMSAARRRQAAQA
- a CDS encoding anti-sigma regulatory factor: MTHVPSAPQQRDGRAPHAATPAAATAPDVVELDLPADAAYLGVVRTACAGLGARLDLTLDEIEDLRIAVDEACTLVLRPGGRDDLADTTDAAPGPATGVRVTSRLRASFSVRDDTLAVRVVGPNPHLPDETSYAWAVLEALAGDVASGTGVGESWISLSHTRLRGA
- the ftsX gene encoding permease-like cell division protein FtsX, producing the protein MRARFVLTEIGVGLWRNLSITISVVIVTAVSLFFLGSGLLFQRQVDQLRTVVYDEVQVSIFLCGAESTVPSCADGEVTQQQRDEIAAELRDPLIGQYIDSVEYESKQEAYERFLEQFEGSPITENVTAEQLPESFRVRLSDPEQSGTVAAFFEGRAGVESVDDQSDLFEQIFRFLNGATFAAWVLAGAMLIAALLLVATTIRLAAFNRRREIGIMRLVGASKAFIQLPFMLEGIIAATVGALLSSGLLVAFARFFVEGYVGERIQLGGLVGTADAMLIVPWLLLTGVLFAGVSSLITLERYLRV